Proteins from a single region of Flaviflexus salsibiostraticola:
- a CDS encoding FGGY family carbohydrate kinase — protein sequence MAILALDQGTSGSKAIVVDDDGIHAIVEKPVTLNHLSPDAIEQDPEELYSSIVDAGREAIAQAGRPIDGVALANVGETVLAWDPTTGEPLTPCINWMDKRSQGIVDRLADKKERIHELTALVLDTYFAAPKLAWVRENLTREGVVTMTDAWLAFRLTGEFVSDTSTASRSLLLDIDSVTWSDELLEIFGLQDEPLPRLVASDEIVGTTGVFGGEIPVGGLMVDQQAALLAESCLDRGDSKCTYGSGAFLFVNTGDEAHRFDTGLTTSVAWTVRGKTSYCVDGQVYTAATAVRWMRDMGIIADATELDEIAADDSDGVICGPSFAGLAAPWWRSDAGAFLTGMRLSTGRPEVTRAVLEGISAQVAELAALIAEDGSAPIARLKVDGGLTKSKVLMQIQSDLLQVPIDTYPSAHATALGVAAAMRLALDPDMPVEDAPYSWEAEASYEPSIPAEQALDFRRRWRAAVEANLEF from the coding sequence ATGGCCATCCTCGCACTCGATCAGGGAACCTCGGGCTCAAAGGCGATCGTCGTCGACGACGACGGCATCCACGCCATCGTCGAGAAGCCGGTCACGCTCAACCATCTGTCCCCGGACGCCATCGAACAGGATCCTGAGGAGCTCTACAGCTCGATCGTCGACGCCGGTCGCGAGGCGATCGCCCAGGCTGGCAGGCCGATCGACGGAGTCGCCCTCGCCAACGTCGGGGAGACCGTCCTCGCGTGGGACCCGACGACCGGAGAACCGCTCACCCCCTGCATCAACTGGATGGACAAGCGCTCGCAGGGCATCGTCGACCGCCTCGCAGACAAGAAGGAGCGCATCCACGAGCTGACCGCGCTCGTCCTCGACACGTACTTCGCCGCACCGAAGCTCGCCTGGGTCCGTGAGAACCTCACGCGGGAGGGCGTCGTGACGATGACGGATGCCTGGCTCGCGTTCCGGCTGACGGGGGAGTTCGTCTCCGACACCTCGACCGCCTCCCGCTCGCTCCTCCTCGACATCGACTCAGTGACGTGGAGCGACGAGCTCCTCGAGATCTTCGGACTGCAGGATGAGCCGCTGCCGCGGCTCGTCGCCTCCGATGAGATCGTCGGGACGACGGGCGTCTTCGGTGGGGAGATCCCGGTCGGTGGGCTCATGGTCGATCAGCAGGCCGCGCTCCTCGCCGAGAGCTGCCTCGACCGGGGCGACAGCAAGTGCACCTATGGGTCCGGCGCCTTCCTCTTCGTCAATACCGGCGATGAGGCACATCGCTTCGATACCGGGCTGACGACATCGGTCGCGTGGACGGTGCGCGGTAAGACCTCCTACTGCGTCGATGGGCAGGTGTACACGGCCGCGACCGCGGTGCGCTGGATGAGGGACATGGGGATCATCGCTGATGCAACGGAGCTTGACGAGATCGCCGCGGACGACTCGGATGGGGTTATCTGCGGGCCGTCGTTCGCCGGGCTCGCCGCCCCGTGGTGGCGTTCGGACGCCGGGGCCTTCCTCACCGGCATGCGGCTCTCGACGGGCAGACCAGAGGTCACTCGCGCCGTTCTCGAGGGGATCTCCGCCCAGGTGGCCGAGCTCGCCGCCCTCATTGCCGAGGACGGCAGCGCCCCCATCGCCCGGCTCAAGGTCGACGGCGGGCTGACGAAGTCGAAGGTCCTCATGCAGATCCAATCCGATCTGCTGCAGGTGCCGATCGACACCTACCCGTCCGCCCATGCGACGGCACTCGGCGTGGCCGCCGCCATGCGGCTCGCGCTCGACCCGGACATGCCGGTCGAGGACGCTCCGTACTCGTGGGAGGCCGAGGCATCATACGAGCCCTCGATTCCCGCTGAGCAGGCACTCGACTTCCGCAGGCGCTGGCGGGCCGCCGTCGAGGCGAACCTCGAATTCTAG